DNA from Longimicrobiaceae bacterium:
GCATCTGTGACGCTCTTCGGACGAGTGCACCGGCGCGGGGCGCGGGACGATAGGCCGGGCGGCCTCGTCGTCAGCGCCGCTTCCGGAGGGTGAGGGTGTCCTCGTCGCGGAAGGCCCAGAGCACCAGGCTGGCGGCCAGGATGATGAGCGAAGGGTAGAAGAGCACGTTGCTCCCTTCCAGCACCCATCCCCACGGATCGACGATGGATTTCCACACGCCCAGCGCCGTGACGCCCGTTACCGCCAGGAGGAAGGGGTACACGAAGTCCAGCGCCAGCCCGAGGCAGATCAGAATTCCCACCAGGATCTGCACCACCCCGAACGCCTGGAGGAGCACCGGGACGGAAAAGGCCCCGAAGTAGAACCCTTCCGACACCTGCATCCCGTGCTCCACGTTCACCAGCTTGTCGATCCCCCAGATCACCATCAGCAGGCCGACGGAAACGCGCAGAAAGAGCAGCGACTTCGCCTTCATCCCGTCCTCCGTTTACTTTGTGGCCGGGCGCGCGGATTCCGAAGGGAGCCCCGGGCCCGCGCGTTCACGACATGGACAATCTACGCCCCGGGAGGATGCCGTGCGACCTCGATCCACCCTTCTGCTCAACCGCACCGAGATCTCGTCCCTGCTCACCCCGGACGACTACATCCGGGCGGTGGAGCGTGCATTCGAGGCGAACGGGAAGGGATTGAGCCTCAGCACCGGGCTGCTGCACATCGACTCCCACGGGGGCGAGTTCCACATCAAGTCTTCCGGGCTGGACCTGGATGGGACGTACGTGGGCGTGAAGTGCAACGGCGCCTTCTGGCAGAACCGGGAGCGGGGACTTCCGTACGTCCACGGGGGGATCCTCCTCTTCGACGGCGAGACCGGCGCTCCGCTGGCCATCATGGACTCGGTGGAGATCACGATCCAGCGGACCGCGGCGGCGACGGCGGTCGCCGCGAAGTATCTGGCGCGTCCCGACTCCCGCGTGGTCACCGTTTGCGGCACAGGCACCCAGGGCAGGGCACAGCTCCGCTTTCTGGCGCGGGTGCTTCCGGTGGAGCGGGTGTACGCCTTCGGGCGGCGCACCGAGGCGGCGGAGCGCTACGCAAGCGAAATGGGCGCAGAGCTGGGGATCGAGGTCATCGCCGTCCCGAAGCCCGCCGGGGCGGCCCGGCAGAGCGACGTGATCGTTACCTGTACCCCCGCGCGGGCGCCGCTGCTGGGGCGGGAGGAGGTTGCCCCGGGGACCTTCGTGGCGGCGGTCGGCTCCGACAACCCGCAGAAGCAGGAGCTGGACCCGCGGCTGCTCGCCGCGAGCAAGGTCGTCCCCGACATCACCGAGCAGTGCGCTCGCGTGGGCGAGCTGCACCATGCGCTCGTGGCCGGGGTGATGCAGGTATCGGATGTGCACGCGGAGCTGGGGGAGGTGGTTGCAGGGAAGCGGCCGGGCCGCACTTCGGAGGCGGAGATCACGCTCTTCGATTCCACCGGCACCGCGCTCCAGGACGTGGCCGCGGCGGCCCTGGCATACGAGCGGGCGCTTGCCGCCGGCCGCGGGAACTTCTTCGACCTGCAAGCGTAGCGGGAAGCGGCACGGGCGGTCTCTGCCGGCCCGAACCACGCTCGTGCGAGATGTTCCGTGACCCGCTGCCGTCGTTCAGGATGCCCCGGCCGCTCCGATTCCCCGGAAATCGCCCATGCCGACCTCCCCGGCTGAAACCAGGCCCACACACGCCCCGCGCCGGGCGCGACGCGCCGCACTGGCACTGCTCCTTGCTGCCCTTCCGCTCGCCGGTTGCGCCTACGGTCCCCCAGTGGGGACGGCACCGCAAACGGCTGCTGCGGCCGATTCGGCCCGCCCTACCGGGGGACTGATCCCGCCAGGGTCCGCGCCCTCGCTGGGCACGGCCGGGTTCGCCAAGGTGCTCTGCTCCGCAGTGTTCGTCTCCGGGCGCGATCCGCGGGAGGCGGCGCGCAACAGCGGCTACTTCATGCTCCCGGGCTCGGAGCACGTCGTCACGGACACGATCATCGACCGCGAGCGCAGGGAGGTGCGGCTGACCTACCGCAACTCCGTCACGCGCACCGCCCGCTACTACGGCGACCAGGGGTGCGTCATCCATCCCGAGGGCTTCGACCGCGTCTTCTTCGAGCCGGTCGAGGTGCGGTCGTCGCTCCCCGATGCCGGGACGCAGGACTGGCCCATGGGCGACCGCCTCCCGGACGCCCCGCTTCCGGGCGATGTCGACGTCGCGCGCCTCTCCGCCGCCGTCGACGCGGCCTTCGCCGATCCGGAGGCGCTGACCGCGGCCTTCGTGGTGGTGCACCGGGGGCGCATCATCGCCGAGCGCTACGGTGCGGGCGCCCACCGGGATATGCAGCTGGAAAGCTGGTCCATGGGCAAGAGCCTGACCGCCACCCTGTTCGCGCGCCTGGTCCAGGACGGCATCTTCCGCCTGGATCAGCCTGCGCCCGTGAAGGAGTGGCACGACCGCCCCGGCGACCCGAGATCCCGGATTCGCGTGCGGGATCTTCTCCAGATGAGCAGCGGTTTGCACTTCATCGCCTCGCAGGACCCGGACTACACGCCGGCGATGGGCTACCCGGATCACATGTACATCTATACGGGCGCGGTGGATGCCTTCCACCACTCGGCGACCCGGCCGCTGCAGTTCCAGCCGGGTACGGAGGGGCGCTACCGCAATTCGGATCCCC
Protein-coding regions in this window:
- a CDS encoding DoxX family membrane protein encodes the protein MKAKSLLFLRVSVGLLMVIWGIDKLVNVEHGMQVSEGFYFGAFSVPVLLQAFGVVQILVGILICLGLALDFVYPFLLAVTGVTALGVWKSIVDPWGWVLEGSNVLFYPSLIILAASLVLWAFRDEDTLTLRKRR
- a CDS encoding ornithine cyclodeaminase family protein, yielding MRPRSTLLLNRTEISSLLTPDDYIRAVERAFEANGKGLSLSTGLLHIDSHGGEFHIKSSGLDLDGTYVGVKCNGAFWQNRERGLPYVHGGILLFDGETGAPLAIMDSVEITIQRTAAATAVAAKYLARPDSRVVTVCGTGTQGRAQLRFLARVLPVERVYAFGRRTEAAERYASEMGAELGIEVIAVPKPAGAARQSDVIVTCTPARAPLLGREEVAPGTFVAAVGSDNPQKQELDPRLLAASKVVPDITEQCARVGELHHALVAGVMQVSDVHAELGEVVAGKRPGRTSEAEITLFDSTGTALQDVAAAALAYERALAAGRGNFFDLQA
- a CDS encoding serine hydrolase; the encoded protein is MLCSAVFVSGRDPREAARNSGYFMLPGSEHVVTDTIIDRERREVRLTYRNSVTRTARYYGDQGCVIHPEGFDRVFFEPVEVRSSLPDAGTQDWPMGDRLPDAPLPGDVDVARLSAAVDAAFADPEALTAAFVVVHRGRIIAERYGAGAHRDMQLESWSMGKSLTATLFARLVQDGIFRLDQPAPVKEWHDRPGDPRSRIRVRDLLQMSSGLHFIASQDPDYTPAMGYPDHMYIYTGAVDAFHHSATRPLQFQPGTEGRYRNSDPLTLGHLIREAVEARGESYHTFPQRALFDRIGIRRQVLETDPYGNFLLTGFDYGTARNWARLGLLYLQDGVWMGERLLPEGWTRFVSTPAPAWDRPVYGGQFWINGTGEWNLPRDAYYMAGAGGQYTFVVPSHDLVIVRMGHFRGSQVGARTLNAALAELMRAVPAHASGSNPNP